The Bacteroidota bacterium genome includes a region encoding these proteins:
- a CDS encoding T9SS type A sorting domain-containing protein, with the protein MKVVKAQAGFIQPSSVDTLKNLVSLSSCGLNYTSGSVLLGKRMSVVALPYIGMDQPAPIVISSIPSSAKINSAFLWWDISGKDSVLSVTVQNPVSISKTFAGTLIGRGKPKCWGDYGAAFRADVTSLVSGNGTYFISGLPTDTTFTKSDTNGATLLVIYTDTTSGYTGHIKINDGYLMAKFDTITSTIYNIAVPSGVTSGKAFMLVSDLENEIGTKIKMNGGAYTSITQNFWDFKEKSTVYTLGQESSLFGIQVPNDCSNLIAIGTYYQTSVTSVTPVITQKADTLISSAALTYQWDYNNNHISGSVNKQHIALQSGIYRVIISYSGSNCYFTSAPDTVITCSDRIKPNINRSGNVLTTDSLKYPLQWYVNGKIDTNKISFVDTVTITGNYWVQAYDSISGCVVNSDTVFMNIIGINESVERLLGVSIFPNPSSGELNLTFLDHRLENVQLKIESLAGQLLLDEPVNCKTGVVHKIDISGFSSGMYLLKLIDQQRVITRKILIQNE; encoded by the coding sequence TTGAAAGTTGTTAAAGCTCAAGCTGGATTTATTCAACCATCTTCAGTCGACACCCTTAAAAATTTAGTTAGTTTGTCCTCCTGTGGGCTTAATTATACATCAGGTAGTGTTTTACTTGGCAAAAGAATGTCAGTAGTAGCATTACCCTATATTGGCATGGATCAACCGGCTCCTATTGTTATAAGTAGTATTCCTTCTTCGGCGAAAATTAATTCTGCATTTTTATGGTGGGACATTTCCGGGAAGGATTCGGTATTAAGTGTAACTGTTCAAAATCCTGTCAGTATTTCAAAAACATTCGCTGGAACTCTCATTGGAAGGGGTAAGCCAAAATGTTGGGGTGATTATGGTGCGGCATTTAGGGCTGATGTAACGTCGCTGGTAAGTGGTAATGGTACTTATTTCATTTCAGGATTACCGACTGATACTACTTTTACAAAAAGTGATACGAATGGGGCCACGCTTTTGGTTATATATACAGATACAACTTCCGGTTATACCGGACATATTAAGATCAATGACGGGTATTTAATGGCAAAATTTGATACAATAACTTCAACAATATATAATATTGCCGTTCCTTCCGGTGTTACTTCCGGCAAGGCTTTTATGCTGGTCTCTGATCTTGAAAATGAAATCGGCACAAAAATAAAAATGAATGGTGGTGCGTATACTTCTATAACTCAAAATTTTTGGGATTTTAAAGAAAAATCAACAGTATATACTTTGGGCCAGGAATCTTCTCTTTTCGGTATTCAGGTTCCGAATGATTGCAGCAATCTTATTGCCATTGGTACTTATTATCAAACATCTGTAACCTCAGTAACACCCGTTATTACTCAAAAGGCAGATACGCTTATTTCCAGCGCCGCCTTAACATATCAATGGGATTATAACAACAATCATATATCCGGATCGGTTAATAAACAACATATTGCATTACAATCCGGTATATACCGGGTCATTATATCTTATAGTGGAAGCAACTGTTATTTTACCTCGGCTCCGGATACTGTAATAACCTGTAGCGATCGCATCAAACCAAATATTAACAGATCAGGAAATGTACTTACTACTGACTCATTGAAATATCCACTGCAATGGTACGTAAATGGGAAAATTGATACCAATAAAATTTCGTTTGTTGATACAGTAACAATTACGGGAAATTACTGGGTACAGGCTTATGACAGCATAAGCGGATGTGTTGTAAATTCCGATACCGTTTTTATGAATATAATTGGTATCAATGAATCTGTTGAAAGGCTCCTGGGGGTAAGTATTTTTCCTAATCCTTCATCAGGAGAGTTGAACCTGACTTTTTTGGATCATCGATTGGAAAATGTTCAGTTAAAAATAGAAAGTTTGGCAGGACAATTATTACTTGATGAACCCGTTAATTGTAAAACCGGGGTTGTGCACAAGATTGATATTTCGGGCTTTAGCAGCGGTATGTATTTGTTGAAACTAATCGATCAGCAAAGGGTTATTACCAGAAAAATACTTATTCAGAACGAGTAA